In one window of Branchiostoma lanceolatum isolate klBraLanc5 chromosome 15, klBraLanc5.hap2, whole genome shotgun sequence DNA:
- the LOC136420761 gene encoding collagen alpha-3(IV) chain-like — protein sequence MGMPGLCGPKGEPGVPGLPGPRSQTEGPSGPSGPPGLPGPPGQRGQPGAPGSSGFGSKGEPGLPGNPGLDGPPGNPGRQGPPGVNGLPGGPGTKGTRGDPGLPGPPGAGGERGVMGFPGPKGAPGDASGVSGPPGPPGNSGAPGPPGRSGPKGEVGSTGPPGPIGPPGFGQPGPPGERGVSGPPGFPGAPGNPGPKGESGIGLPGGPGLPGAQGDTGPPGPAGIQGQGGTRTFDLMTRHSQTTMVPQCLPGMTKMWEGYSLLHGEGNERAHGQDLGTAGSCVQRFAPMPFMFCDINFHCHYATRDDKTYWLSTVSTEQEVPPSPVRGNDVLRFISRCVVCEVPSTVMAFHSQGSNIPDCPLPTREHSWQSLWEGFSFFMHTAAGEGSGQIFSSPGSCLERFRPAPFIECHGARGTCGFFANKFSFWLASVPSDYDPLRNQQAYEPRDGRVREMVRNQQPVTEMEKMVGRCRVCMMITDNVRAKIATVGPVRGARPGVIIADPRQQPPRRQPSREQPPRQLPPRPNS from the exons CGGAGGGACCGTCGGGTCCATCTGGACCGCCCGGACTCCCCGGTCCACCTGGACAGCGTGGACAGCCGGGGGCGCCGGGGTCGTCTGGGTTCGGCAGCAAGGGAGAGCCTGGACTGCCGGGCAACCCTGGACTGGACG GTCCACCAGGAAACCCTGGAAGACAGGGACCtccag GTGTGAATGGGCTGCCAGGGGGCCCTGGAACAAAGG gcACCAGAGGAGACCCAGGCTTACCAGGCCCCCCAG GAGCTGGAGGGGAGAGAGGAGTGATGGGATTCCCTGGACCAAAAG GTGCACCAGGTGATGCCTCAGGTGTAAGTGGCCCACCTGGACCTCCTGGGAACTCAGGAGCCCCTGGACCACCTG GCAGAAGTGGCCCAAAGGGAGAGGTTGGGTCAACTGGACCCCCAG GACCCATAGGACCACCAGGTTTTGGTCAGCCAGGCCCACCTGGAGAGAGGGGTGTGTCAG GTCCTCCAGGTTTCCCAGGTGCTCCAGGAAATCCAG GTCCAAAAGGAGAATCAGGCATTGGACTCCCCGGAGGACCCGGTCTTCCTG GTGCACAAGGTGATACAGGCCCACCAGGCCCCGCAGGAATACAAG GTCAGGGTGGTACCAGAACGTTTGATCTGATGACGCGGCACAGCCAGACCACTATGGTGCCGCAGTGTCTGCCGGGAATGACAAAGATGTGGGAAGGGTACAGTCTGCTTCACGGAGAAGGAAACGAGAGAGCTCATGGACAGGACCTGG GTACTGCTGGCTCCTGTGTACAGCGTTTCGCTCCCATGCCGTTCATGTTCTGTGACATCAACTTCcactgccactacgccacccgTGACGACAAGACCTACTGGTTATCCACAGTCTCCACCGAACAGGAAGTCCCCCCGAGTCCGGTGCGAGGAAACGATGTCCTCCGCTTCATCTCCCGTTGTGTCGTGTGTGAGGTCCCGTCCACCGTCATGGCGTTCCACAGCCAGGGCTCCAACATTCCCGACTGTCCCCTCCCGACCAGGGAACACAGCTGGCAGAGTCTGTGGGAAGGTTTCAGCTTCTTCATG cacacGGCTGCCGGGGAGGGGAGCGGTCAGATCTTCTCCAGCCCGGGCAGCTGTCTGGAGAGGTTCCGCCCCGCCCCCTTCATCGAGTGTCACGGAGCACGGGGCACCTGCGGATTCTTCGCCAACAAGTTCAGCTTCTGGCTGGCGTCTGTTCCCAG TGATTACGACCCACTAAGGAACCAGCAGGCCTATGAGCCGAGGGACGGTCGCGTGAGGGAAATGGTTCGTAACCAACAGCCCGTGACGGAGATGGAGAAGATGGTTGGACGTTGCCGTGTCTGTATGATGATCACCGACAACGTCCGCGCCAAGATCGCGACCGTTGGTCCCGTGAGAGGAGCCAGGCCTGGCGTCATCATCGCAGATCCCAGACAGCAGCCACCCCGCCGGCAGCCATCACGCGAACAGCCGCCGCGCCAGCTGCCTCCACGCCCTAACTCTTAA